One window of Drosophila busckii strain San Diego stock center, stock number 13000-0081.31 chromosome 3L, ASM1175060v1, whole genome shotgun sequence genomic DNA carries:
- the LOC108600668 gene encoding unconventional myosin IC isoform X1, whose product MTSSTTLPNMETGLHERDRAGVQDFVLLENYQSEDAFIDNLRKRFQENLIYTYIGQVLVSVNPYKQLPIYSDAHIKEYRNKHFYEMPPHVFAVTDNAFRSLIEENRGQCVLISGESGSGKTEASKKVLQYIAACSGHQTTVEGVKDKLLKSNPVLEAFGNAKTNRNDNSSRFGKYMDIQFDFKGAPIGGNILNYLLEKSRVVAQMGGERNFHIFYQLLAGADDKLLQELRLERSLDSYNYLTDGLNGSVSSINDADYFKQVQQALAVIDFTAEEQREIFGIVASILHLGNIGFKSQDETSEGNAQVNSRDLVVTVARLLGVNASELEAALTHRTIDARGDVVTTPLNVELANYARDALAKAVYDRLFSWLVQRLNISLQAKEARGSRNHVMGILDIYGFEIFKTNNFEQFCINYCNEKLQQLFIELTLKSEQDEYRREGIEWIPVEYFDNKVICQLIEEKHKGIISILDEECLRPGEPTDRTFLEKLTQQLAEHHHYVCHEKAPIQVQKVMGRNEFRLVHYAGEVTYNVNGFLDKNNDLLFRDLKETLSKAGNQLVRACFPEQELRSKKRPETAITQFKSSLNNLMDILMCKEPSYIRCIKPNDLQSAGVFDDQLVLHQVKYLGLMENLRVRRAGFAYRRSYELFLQRYKCLSKNTWPNYKGSGGAKMGVQHLVRDLGYDNEQYKLGETKLFIRWPRTLFDTEDAYQAKKHDIAAIIQANWKGLLQRRKYLKLRAQVIVLQSYCRRRLAQQAAKQRREAADKIRAFIKGFITRNDAPNGYNDEFIANAKRMWLLRLAKELPSKVLDKSWPPAPGHCQEASTYLHRLHRLHLARIYRIQLTPQRKRQFELKVLAEKVFKNKKNNYASSIPAWFQDDRIPKEHIQRINDFVASNFGSEQLKYQSACTKFDRHGYKSRERFILLSNKAVYVLDGKSYKQKHRLPLDKIDFTMTNHNDDLMVIRIPLELKKDKGDLILIIPHIIEFSTYIIDTVGTADIVSIVDRDSLEHNVVKGKGGVIDIQTGAEPGVVRDKSGHLVVIAGQ is encoded by the exons ATGACCAG CTCTACAACTTTGCCCAACATGGAGACGGGATTGCACGAACGCGATCGTGCCGGCGTACAAGACTTTGTGCTGCTCGAGAACTATCAGAGCGAGGATGCGTTTATAGATAACCTAAGGAAACGCTTTCAGGAGAACCTCATCTAC ACCTACATAGGCCAGGTGCTGGTTTCGGTGAATCCCTACAAGCAGTTGCCCATTTATTCAGATGCGCATATTAAGGAGTATCGGAATAAGCATTTTTACGAAATGCCACCCCACGT aTTCGCGGTTACGGATAATGCATTTCGTTCTCTAATCGAGGAGAATCGTGGTCAGTGCGTGCTCATCTCCGGCGAGAGTGGCTCCGGCAAGACAGAAGCCTCCAAGAAGGTGCTGCAGTATATAGCCGCCTGCTCGGGCCACCAGACCACCGTCGAGGGCGTCAAGGATAAGCTGCTGAAGAGTAATCCTGTGCTAGAGGCTTTCGGCAATGCCAAGACGAACCGCAATGATAACTCCTCGCGCTTTGGCAAATACATGGATATACAATTCGACTTTAAGGGCGCACCGATTGGTGGCAACATACTCAACTATCTGCTGGAAAAGTCGCGCGTTGTAGCCCAGATGGGCGGAGAGCGTAACTTCCACATATTTTATCAGTTGCTTGCCGGCGCAGATGACAAACTGTTGCAGGAGCTGCGCCTGGAGCGTTCGCTCGACAGTTACAACTACTTAACCGATGGG TTGAACGGCAGCGTGAGCAGCATCAATGATGCGGACTACTTCAAGCAGGTGCAGCAGGCCTTGGCTGTGATTGATTTCACAGCTGAGGAGCAGCGTGAGATCTTTGGCATTGTGGCAAGCATATTGCATCTGGGCAATATTGGCTTCAAGTCGCAGGACGAGACGTCCGAGGGCAATGCGCAGGTGAACAGTCGCGATCTGGTGGTCACGGTTGCTCGTCTGCTAGGCGTCAATGCCAGCGAGCTGGAGGCGGCGCTAACGCATCGCACCATTGATGCCCGTGGCGATGTGGTGACTACACCCCTGAATGTAGAGTTGGCCAACTATGCGCGAGATGCTTTGGCTAAGGCGGTGTATGATCGCTTGTTCTCCTGGCTGGTGCAGCGCCTCAACATCTcgctgcaagcaaaagaggCTCGTGGCTCACGCAACCATGTCATGGGCATTTTGGATATCTACGGCTTTGAGATCTTTAAGACAAACAATTTTGAGCAGTTCTGCATCAACTACTGTAAcgagaagctgcagcagctgtttattGAGCTGACACTCAAGTCGGAGCAGGATGAGTATCGACGTGAGGGCATCGAGTGGATACCAGTAGAGTATTTTGACAACAAGGTCATATGTCAGCTGATTGAGGAGAAGCACAAGGGCATCATTTCCATACTGGACGAGGAGTGTCTGCGTCCAGGCGAACCCACCGACCGCACTTTTCTCGAGAAGCTCACTCAGCAGCTGGCCGAGCACCACCACTATGTGTGTCATGAGAAGGCGCCCATACAGGTGCAGAAGGTCATGGGACGCAATGAGTTCCGCCTGGTGCACTATGCCGGCGAGGTAACCTACAATGTCAACGGTTTTCTGGATAAGAACAACGATCTTTTGTTCCGCGATCTTAAGGAGACTCTCAGCAAGGCAGGCAATCAGTTGGTGCGCGCCTGCTTCCCGGAGCAGGAACTGCGCAGCAAGAAGCGTCCCGAGACGGCCATTACACAGTTCAAGAGCTCGCTAAACAACCTCATGGACATACTGATGTGCAAGGAGCCCAGCTATATACGCTGCATCAAGCCGAACGATCTGCAATCCGCTGGCGTCTTCGATGACCAGCTTGTGCTGCATCAAGTCAAGTATTTGGGCCTGATGGAAAATCTGCGCGTGCGGCGTGCCGGCTTTGCCTATAGGCGCAGCTATGAGCTCTTCCTGCAGCGCTACAAGTGCCTGAGCAAGAACACCTGGCCGAATTACAAGGGATCTGGTGGCGCCAAGATGGGAGTGCAGCATCTAGTGCGCGATCTGGGCTATGACAACGAGCAGTATAAGCTGGGCGAGACGAAGCTTTTCATACGCTGGCCACGCACGCTGTTCGACACGGAGGATGCCTACCAGGCAAAGAAGCATGACATTGCCGCCATCATTCAAGCGAACTGGAAGGGTCTGCTGCAGCGGCGTAAATACCTCAAGCTGCGCGCTCAGGTTATTGTGCTGCAGAGCTATTGCCGACGTCGTCTGGCCCAGCAGGCGGCTAAGCAGCGACGCGAGGCAGCGGATAAGATACGCGCCTTCATCAAGGGTTTCATCACGCGCAATGATGCGCCTAATGGTTACAATGATGAGTTCATAGCCAATGCCAAGCGCATGTGGCTGTTGCGACTGGCCAAGGAGTTGCCCAGCAAGGTGCTGGACAAGAGCTGGCCACCTGCGCCCGGTCACTGCCAAGAGGCGTCCACATATCTGCATCGCCTGCATCGGTTGCATCTTGCGCGCATCTATCGCATACAGTTGACGCCGCAGCGCAAGCGTCAGTTTGAGCTGAAGGTGCTGGCGGAGAAGGTTTTCAAGAATAAGAAGAACAACTATGCCAGCAGTATTCCCGCTTGGTTCCAGGACGATCGTATACCAAAGGAGCACATACAGCGAATTAATGactttgttgccagcaacttTGGCAGCGAGCAATTAAAGTATCAGTCAGCGTGCACCAAATTCGATCGTCACGGCTACAAGTCGCGTGAACGGTTTATCCTACTAAGCAACAAGGCTGTCTATGTGCTGGACGGCAAGAGCTATAAGCAGAAGCATCGCCTGCCGCTAGACAAGATTGACTTTACCATGACAAACCATAATGATGATCTAATGGTGATACGCATTCCGCTCGAGCTGAAGAAAGACAAGGGCGATTTGATTTTGATCATTCCGCACATCATTGAGTTTAGCACCTATATAATCGATACAGTAGGCACAGCTGATATAGTCTCCATTGTGGACCGAGATTC ACTGGAACATAACGTGGTCAAGGGCAAGGGCGGTGTAATTGACATTCAGACGGGCGCCGAGCCTGGCGTTGTTCGTGATAAGAGCGGACACCTTGTTGTT ATTGCTGGTCAATAA
- the LOC108600668 gene encoding unconventional myosin IC isoform X2, producing METGLHERDRAGVQDFVLLENYQSEDAFIDNLRKRFQENLIYTYIGQVLVSVNPYKQLPIYSDAHIKEYRNKHFYEMPPHVFAVTDNAFRSLIEENRGQCVLISGESGSGKTEASKKVLQYIAACSGHQTTVEGVKDKLLKSNPVLEAFGNAKTNRNDNSSRFGKYMDIQFDFKGAPIGGNILNYLLEKSRVVAQMGGERNFHIFYQLLAGADDKLLQELRLERSLDSYNYLTDGLNGSVSSINDADYFKQVQQALAVIDFTAEEQREIFGIVASILHLGNIGFKSQDETSEGNAQVNSRDLVVTVARLLGVNASELEAALTHRTIDARGDVVTTPLNVELANYARDALAKAVYDRLFSWLVQRLNISLQAKEARGSRNHVMGILDIYGFEIFKTNNFEQFCINYCNEKLQQLFIELTLKSEQDEYRREGIEWIPVEYFDNKVICQLIEEKHKGIISILDEECLRPGEPTDRTFLEKLTQQLAEHHHYVCHEKAPIQVQKVMGRNEFRLVHYAGEVTYNVNGFLDKNNDLLFRDLKETLSKAGNQLVRACFPEQELRSKKRPETAITQFKSSLNNLMDILMCKEPSYIRCIKPNDLQSAGVFDDQLVLHQVKYLGLMENLRVRRAGFAYRRSYELFLQRYKCLSKNTWPNYKGSGGAKMGVQHLVRDLGYDNEQYKLGETKLFIRWPRTLFDTEDAYQAKKHDIAAIIQANWKGLLQRRKYLKLRAQVIVLQSYCRRRLAQQAAKQRREAADKIRAFIKGFITRNDAPNGYNDEFIANAKRMWLLRLAKELPSKVLDKSWPPAPGHCQEASTYLHRLHRLHLARIYRIQLTPQRKRQFELKVLAEKVFKNKKNNYASSIPAWFQDDRIPKEHIQRINDFVASNFGSEQLKYQSACTKFDRHGYKSRERFILLSNKAVYVLDGKSYKQKHRLPLDKIDFTMTNHNDDLMVIRIPLELKKDKGDLILIIPHIIEFSTYIIDTVGTADIVSIVDRDSLEHNVVKGKGGVIDIQTGAEPGVVRDKSGHLVVIAGQ from the exons ATGGAGACGGGATTGCACGAACGCGATCGTGCCGGCGTACAAGACTTTGTGCTGCTCGAGAACTATCAGAGCGAGGATGCGTTTATAGATAACCTAAGGAAACGCTTTCAGGAGAACCTCATCTAC ACCTACATAGGCCAGGTGCTGGTTTCGGTGAATCCCTACAAGCAGTTGCCCATTTATTCAGATGCGCATATTAAGGAGTATCGGAATAAGCATTTTTACGAAATGCCACCCCACGT aTTCGCGGTTACGGATAATGCATTTCGTTCTCTAATCGAGGAGAATCGTGGTCAGTGCGTGCTCATCTCCGGCGAGAGTGGCTCCGGCAAGACAGAAGCCTCCAAGAAGGTGCTGCAGTATATAGCCGCCTGCTCGGGCCACCAGACCACCGTCGAGGGCGTCAAGGATAAGCTGCTGAAGAGTAATCCTGTGCTAGAGGCTTTCGGCAATGCCAAGACGAACCGCAATGATAACTCCTCGCGCTTTGGCAAATACATGGATATACAATTCGACTTTAAGGGCGCACCGATTGGTGGCAACATACTCAACTATCTGCTGGAAAAGTCGCGCGTTGTAGCCCAGATGGGCGGAGAGCGTAACTTCCACATATTTTATCAGTTGCTTGCCGGCGCAGATGACAAACTGTTGCAGGAGCTGCGCCTGGAGCGTTCGCTCGACAGTTACAACTACTTAACCGATGGG TTGAACGGCAGCGTGAGCAGCATCAATGATGCGGACTACTTCAAGCAGGTGCAGCAGGCCTTGGCTGTGATTGATTTCACAGCTGAGGAGCAGCGTGAGATCTTTGGCATTGTGGCAAGCATATTGCATCTGGGCAATATTGGCTTCAAGTCGCAGGACGAGACGTCCGAGGGCAATGCGCAGGTGAACAGTCGCGATCTGGTGGTCACGGTTGCTCGTCTGCTAGGCGTCAATGCCAGCGAGCTGGAGGCGGCGCTAACGCATCGCACCATTGATGCCCGTGGCGATGTGGTGACTACACCCCTGAATGTAGAGTTGGCCAACTATGCGCGAGATGCTTTGGCTAAGGCGGTGTATGATCGCTTGTTCTCCTGGCTGGTGCAGCGCCTCAACATCTcgctgcaagcaaaagaggCTCGTGGCTCACGCAACCATGTCATGGGCATTTTGGATATCTACGGCTTTGAGATCTTTAAGACAAACAATTTTGAGCAGTTCTGCATCAACTACTGTAAcgagaagctgcagcagctgtttattGAGCTGACACTCAAGTCGGAGCAGGATGAGTATCGACGTGAGGGCATCGAGTGGATACCAGTAGAGTATTTTGACAACAAGGTCATATGTCAGCTGATTGAGGAGAAGCACAAGGGCATCATTTCCATACTGGACGAGGAGTGTCTGCGTCCAGGCGAACCCACCGACCGCACTTTTCTCGAGAAGCTCACTCAGCAGCTGGCCGAGCACCACCACTATGTGTGTCATGAGAAGGCGCCCATACAGGTGCAGAAGGTCATGGGACGCAATGAGTTCCGCCTGGTGCACTATGCCGGCGAGGTAACCTACAATGTCAACGGTTTTCTGGATAAGAACAACGATCTTTTGTTCCGCGATCTTAAGGAGACTCTCAGCAAGGCAGGCAATCAGTTGGTGCGCGCCTGCTTCCCGGAGCAGGAACTGCGCAGCAAGAAGCGTCCCGAGACGGCCATTACACAGTTCAAGAGCTCGCTAAACAACCTCATGGACATACTGATGTGCAAGGAGCCCAGCTATATACGCTGCATCAAGCCGAACGATCTGCAATCCGCTGGCGTCTTCGATGACCAGCTTGTGCTGCATCAAGTCAAGTATTTGGGCCTGATGGAAAATCTGCGCGTGCGGCGTGCCGGCTTTGCCTATAGGCGCAGCTATGAGCTCTTCCTGCAGCGCTACAAGTGCCTGAGCAAGAACACCTGGCCGAATTACAAGGGATCTGGTGGCGCCAAGATGGGAGTGCAGCATCTAGTGCGCGATCTGGGCTATGACAACGAGCAGTATAAGCTGGGCGAGACGAAGCTTTTCATACGCTGGCCACGCACGCTGTTCGACACGGAGGATGCCTACCAGGCAAAGAAGCATGACATTGCCGCCATCATTCAAGCGAACTGGAAGGGTCTGCTGCAGCGGCGTAAATACCTCAAGCTGCGCGCTCAGGTTATTGTGCTGCAGAGCTATTGCCGACGTCGTCTGGCCCAGCAGGCGGCTAAGCAGCGACGCGAGGCAGCGGATAAGATACGCGCCTTCATCAAGGGTTTCATCACGCGCAATGATGCGCCTAATGGTTACAATGATGAGTTCATAGCCAATGCCAAGCGCATGTGGCTGTTGCGACTGGCCAAGGAGTTGCCCAGCAAGGTGCTGGACAAGAGCTGGCCACCTGCGCCCGGTCACTGCCAAGAGGCGTCCACATATCTGCATCGCCTGCATCGGTTGCATCTTGCGCGCATCTATCGCATACAGTTGACGCCGCAGCGCAAGCGTCAGTTTGAGCTGAAGGTGCTGGCGGAGAAGGTTTTCAAGAATAAGAAGAACAACTATGCCAGCAGTATTCCCGCTTGGTTCCAGGACGATCGTATACCAAAGGAGCACATACAGCGAATTAATGactttgttgccagcaacttTGGCAGCGAGCAATTAAAGTATCAGTCAGCGTGCACCAAATTCGATCGTCACGGCTACAAGTCGCGTGAACGGTTTATCCTACTAAGCAACAAGGCTGTCTATGTGCTGGACGGCAAGAGCTATAAGCAGAAGCATCGCCTGCCGCTAGACAAGATTGACTTTACCATGACAAACCATAATGATGATCTAATGGTGATACGCATTCCGCTCGAGCTGAAGAAAGACAAGGGCGATTTGATTTTGATCATTCCGCACATCATTGAGTTTAGCACCTATATAATCGATACAGTAGGCACAGCTGATATAGTCTCCATTGTGGACCGAGATTC ACTGGAACATAACGTGGTCAAGGGCAAGGGCGGTGTAATTGACATTCAGACGGGCGCCGAGCCTGGCGTTGTTCGTGATAAGAGCGGACACCTTGTTGTT ATTGCTGGTCAATAA